CGTAATACCGTTAATCCATATTACATATGGCTGTCCGAAATCATACTACAACAGACTAGAGTTAACCAAGGATTAGCCTATTATGAAAAATTTATTGTGGCATTTCCTACTGTTTTTGATCTCGCAAAAGCAGATGAAAACACTATACTTAATTTATGGCAGGGCTTAGGATACTATTCAAGAGCTAGAAACCTACATTTTTCAGCAAAATATATAGTCAATGAGCGAGATGGAAAATTTCCCGCTACCTTTAAGGATCTTTTGAAATTAAAAGGTGTTGGCGATTACACCGCATCAGCAATAGCATCAATTTGCTACAATGAACCATGTGCAGTAGTTGACGGCAATGTTTATAGAGTATTAGCACGTTATTACGGTATTGACATACCTATCAATAGTACTGAAGGCATTAAACTATTTAAAAAATTAGCACAAGATCTAATAGACACAAATGATCCAGCTACATTTAATCAGGCAATTATGGAGTTTGGAGCCATGCAATGCAAACCAAAAAATCCTGATTGCTCCATTTGTCCTTTTCAAAATTCTTGCATAGCCAAAGAAGAAAAAATGGTTGAGATTCTTCCTATTAAGGATAAAAAAATAAAAGTTACCAAAAGATTTTTCAACTACTTAGTATTAATAAGCCCTATGGACAGGACATTATTAAACCAAAGAAAACAAAAGGGTATTTGGAGAAACCTTTATCAATTTCCATTAATAGAGACCTCTAAAGAAATTGACATTAGTGAACTAATCAAAATGGATGAACTTCATAAAATAACCAATGCAAGTAACAACGATATCACATTATTTAACAAGAAACCTATTATTCATAAATTATCTCATCAACACTTATCGGTAAATTTCTGGGTAATAAATTCAGATAAAGAAATGGAAAATAGTATTTCTATTAGCGACTTTGATAAGTACCCTGTACCTATTCTAATTCACAATTTTGCAGAAGCCTATTTTTAACTATTGAATTTTTATTTTTAAGATTTTTATTTTCATTATCTTTGACACACAATTTTATTATCATGGCAGGTACACTAAATAAAGTAATGTTGATTGGACATTTGGGAGATGAGATAAAAATGCACTTTTTTGAAGGTGGCAACTCTATTGGCAGGTTTCCTGTTGCTACAAATGAGACCTATACAAATAGACAAACTGGTGAGCGAGTAACAACTACAGAATGGCACAACGTTGTGGTTAGAAACAAATTAGCTGAAATATGTGAAAAATATTTGAGTAAAGGCGATAAAGTATATGTAGAAGGACGAATTAAAACCCGTCAATGGGATGACCAAAGTGGAAATAAAAGATACTCAACTGAAATTCATGCTGTAGAAATGACATTTTTAACTACTAAAAAAGATTTAGATAATAGCTCTTCTAAACCACCGGTCAATCAAACCACAAAACCAAAAAGTGATGAAACTCCTCAAGAAACTGATGATGATTTACCATTTTAACTTTAATTAAACCATATAATATTGGATCCTGAACCCTCGAGTTTGTTTTTATTAATTACTATCAATTGGTCTTTTACAATCGGATTAATTGCACTTGTTGTGCTACTCTTAATTTCTGCATTAGTTTCAGGGTCAGAGGTTGCCTTTTTTTCACTTTCAAAAACAACATTAAATGAAGCTGAAGAATCTAAAAAAACGACTCTAGTTACTACACTGCTTGGACGTCCAAAAAAATTGTTAGCAACTATTCTAATAGCAAATAACTTTGTAAACATATTAATCGTTCTGCTTTTTGCCTATTTGGGTGATTTTTTCTTCGGCAGTATCATCAACAGTGGTTTTCGGTTTTTACTTGAAGTAATCTTAGTTACATTTTTAATTTTACTTTTTGGTGAAGTGCTCCCCAAAGTTTACGCCAACAGAAATGCATTAAAATTCGCCACGTTAATGGTAACTCCTATTAGCATTTTAAATGTATTACTTTCTCCTTTAAGCATACCATTACTAAACTTGACAAGTACCATTGAAAAAAGGTTGGGTAAAAAAAATTCAGATTTTTCAGTAGAAACATTATCCCAGGCCTTAGAACTAACCTCCGAGGAAGGCTCATCAAAACAAGAACAAAAAATCTTACAAGGCATTGTTACATTTGGTAATACTGAAACTGTACATGTAATGTGTCCTAGAACAGACGTCTTTGCTTTACCCGAAAGTGACACTTTCGCAGAAGTAGTTGCCAAGGTCATTAAAAACGGACACTCAAGAATTCCCGTTTATCGAGACAATATTGACGAAATTACAGGAGTTTTATA
The nucleotide sequence above comes from Aureibaculum algae. Encoded proteins:
- a CDS encoding single-stranded DNA-binding protein — translated: MAGTLNKVMLIGHLGDEIKMHFFEGGNSIGRFPVATNETYTNRQTGERVTTTEWHNVVVRNKLAEICEKYLSKGDKVYVEGRIKTRQWDDQSGNKRYSTEIHAVEMTFLTTKKDLDNSSSKPPVNQTTKPKSDETPQETDDDLPF
- the gldE gene encoding gliding motility-associated protein GldE: MDPEPSSLFLLITINWSFTIGLIALVVLLLISALVSGSEVAFFSLSKTTLNEAEESKKTTLVTTLLGRPKKLLATILIANNFVNILIVLLFAYLGDFFFGSIINSGFRFLLEVILVTFLILLFGEVLPKVYANRNALKFATLMVTPISILNVLLSPLSIPLLNLTSTIEKRLGKKNSDFSVETLSQALELTSEEGSSKQEQKILQGIVTFGNTETVHVMCPRTDVFALPESDTFAEVVAKVIKNGHSRIPVYRDNIDEITGVLYSKDLLPHLNKKTFQWKKVMRQPFFVPENKKLDDLLKEFQEMKNHLAIVVDEYGGTSGIVTLEDVIEEIVGDISDEFDDNDLSYSKLDNNNYVFEGKIALKDFYKVLKIDDSIFEEHKGEAETLAGFILEINEKFPLLNEQIVFEDYKFKIEVLEKKRIKQIKVTKPTIQDVTPA
- the mutY gene encoding A/G-specific adenine glycosylase, whose amino-acid sequence is MDFSKILTKWYLQNKRDLPWRNTVNPYYIWLSEIILQQTRVNQGLAYYEKFIVAFPTVFDLAKADENTILNLWQGLGYYSRARNLHFSAKYIVNERDGKFPATFKDLLKLKGVGDYTASAIASICYNEPCAVVDGNVYRVLARYYGIDIPINSTEGIKLFKKLAQDLIDTNDPATFNQAIMEFGAMQCKPKNPDCSICPFQNSCIAKEEKMVEILPIKDKKIKVTKRFFNYLVLISPMDRTLLNQRKQKGIWRNLYQFPLIETSKEIDISELIKMDELHKITNASNNDITLFNKKPIIHKLSHQHLSVNFWVINSDKEMENSISISDFDKYPVPILIHNFAEAYF